In a single window of the Candidatus Palauibacter australiensis genome:
- a CDS encoding DUF418 domain-containing protein gives MSETLQAAGTAVPVSGSERIHAIDVLRGVAVLGILIVNIWSFAWVSAAYRNPSAAPGGGLGATDLWIWAAVNVFADTKFISIFSLLFGAGIAMMSERMDRRGVPGGRLHYRRQFWLLAIGLLHAYGIWHGDILVPYALCGFILYGFRDWAPRRLLWAGGCAVGIVVLVMGLAHWSIPYWPAGERAEVAAQWAPAAAEIRVEIEAMRGGWAQQMPVRAYYAFLVETVAFAGYLLWRAGGLMLVGMALYKLGVLSATWPASFYRRLVLWGLGLGLPLAAAGVWYNVEAGFAWEQSKLGGSLFNYVGSIGVFLGYVGLVMLLGRSGRLSRARARLAAVGRMAFTNYIVQSVLCSLIFYGHGLGLFERVGGAACVGIVVAIWALQLAWSPWWLARFRFGPLEWVWRTLSYGKRQPLRIV, from the coding sequence ATGTCCGAGACTCTGCAAGCCGCCGGCACCGCCGTTCCGGTGTCGGGATCCGAGCGCATCCATGCGATCGACGTGCTCCGCGGCGTCGCGGTGCTGGGCATCCTCATCGTCAACATCTGGAGCTTCGCCTGGGTCTCCGCGGCTTACCGGAATCCGTCCGCCGCCCCGGGCGGCGGCCTCGGGGCCACCGACCTCTGGATCTGGGCCGCGGTCAACGTCTTCGCGGACACGAAGTTCATCTCGATCTTCTCCCTCCTGTTCGGCGCGGGGATCGCGATGATGAGCGAGCGCATGGACCGTCGCGGCGTCCCGGGAGGCCGGCTGCACTATCGCCGCCAGTTCTGGCTCCTCGCGATCGGACTGCTTCACGCCTACGGGATCTGGCACGGAGACATCCTCGTCCCCTACGCCCTCTGCGGCTTCATCCTGTACGGGTTCCGCGACTGGGCGCCCCGCCGCCTGCTGTGGGCCGGGGGGTGTGCGGTCGGGATCGTCGTACTCGTTATGGGCCTCGCCCACTGGTCGATTCCGTACTGGCCCGCCGGGGAGCGGGCGGAGGTCGCGGCGCAGTGGGCGCCCGCGGCCGCGGAGATCAGGGTGGAGATCGAAGCGATGCGCGGGGGCTGGGCGCAGCAGATGCCCGTCCGCGCCTACTACGCCTTCCTCGTCGAGACCGTCGCCTTCGCGGGCTACCTCCTGTGGCGAGCGGGCGGGCTCATGCTCGTGGGCATGGCCCTTTACAAGCTGGGCGTGCTCTCGGCGACGTGGCCGGCCTCGTTCTACCGCCGGCTCGTCCTCTGGGGGCTCGGGCTCGGCCTGCCGCTCGCCGCCGCAGGGGTCTGGTACAACGTGGAGGCCGGGTTCGCCTGGGAGCAGTCGAAGCTCGGAGGGAGCCTCTTCAACTACGTCGGCTCCATCGGTGTCTTCCTTGGCTACGTGGGGTTGGTGATGCTCCTGGGTCGGAGCGGGCGCCTGTCTCGCGCCCGCGCGCGCCTGGCCGCCGTCGGTCGCATGGCGTTCACGAACTACATTGTCCAGAGCGTGCTGTGTTCGCTCATCTTCTACGGCCATGGGCTGGGCCTGTTCGAGCGGGTGGGGGGCGCGGCGTGCGTCGGCATCGTCGTGGCCATCTGGGCGCTCCAGCTGGCGTGGTCGCCGTGGTGGCTCGCCCGGTTCCGCTTCGGACCCCTGGAGTGGGTCTGGCGTACACTGTCCTACGGGAAGCGTCAGCCGCTGAGGATCGTGTGA
- a CDS encoding S9 family peptidase produces MSGSRNILSQPFLLRTPLRVPTLTAVFILTASFGAHEARAQADDAWTPALSMQYRAVSGTAISPDGSRIAFVVREPLMEGPQSEYRSHIWMTDADGTGAAQWTRGEASAGAPQFSPDGAWLSFSSGRDGEGEAGSQVWALPMAGGEARQLTKAEGSVAGYRWSPDGTRIAFLMRDPPTADEKKAREEKRDVILVDRNYKFAHLYVAAVNAASDEPATPVRLTHGDFHITGFGWAPDGERIVFAHQVDPRINTGRLSGDLSTTTVPDAAEISEILAAREAEGDDDEEPAEGGDTGPAAVGEIALLVGGAGIERSPHWSPDGAWIAYVSTGNQPEPIGLGDVYVMPAGGGEARRLDTPNRSASVLGWSGDSSELLLLESLGTRRHVLAVPADGGEMRFVSYGDGVVGSVALTDDASRMAFTWQTPEEPWDVFVSPTNGYSPQRVSDVHADVPRPEMGRTQLVSWTSTEGFEIEGLLTYPVDYEEGERVPLILNVHGGPAGVFSQSFTGSPAAYMLQYFAQEGFAILRPNPRGSTGYGKDFRYANFQDWGYGDFRDLMSGVDHVIDMGVADPDRLLLMGWSYGGYMTSWAVTQTDRFVAASMGAGLPNLVSMTTTTDIQDYLVGHMGVEFWEDYERYERHSAMYHIANVVTPTQVIHGAEDLRVPFTQGQEFYRALDRRGVPTEMVVYPRTPHGPREPKFVMDVSERILTWFRKHLGSEAVAAEDESR; encoded by the coding sequence ATGTCCGGGTCCAGGAACATTCTGTCTCAGCCCTTCCTCCTCCGCACCCCGCTGAGGGTCCCCACGCTGACCGCGGTCTTCATCCTGACCGCATCCTTCGGGGCGCATGAAGCCCGCGCCCAGGCCGACGACGCGTGGACCCCGGCGCTGAGCATGCAGTACCGCGCGGTCTCCGGCACCGCGATCTCCCCCGACGGCTCCCGCATCGCCTTCGTGGTGCGCGAGCCGCTGATGGAAGGACCGCAGTCGGAGTATCGGAGTCACATCTGGATGACGGACGCGGACGGGACGGGGGCCGCGCAGTGGACGCGTGGGGAGGCGTCGGCGGGGGCGCCGCAGTTCTCGCCCGACGGCGCGTGGCTGAGTTTCAGCTCCGGCCGCGACGGAGAGGGCGAGGCGGGCAGCCAGGTGTGGGCGCTGCCGATGGCGGGCGGCGAGGCGCGGCAGCTCACGAAGGCGGAGGGATCGGTGGCGGGGTATCGCTGGTCGCCCGACGGGACGCGGATCGCCTTCCTCATGCGGGATCCGCCGACCGCGGACGAGAAGAAGGCGCGGGAGGAAAAGCGGGACGTGATTCTCGTCGACCGGAACTACAAGTTCGCGCACCTGTACGTGGCCGCCGTCAACGCGGCGTCGGACGAGCCCGCGACGCCGGTTCGGCTCACCCACGGCGACTTCCATATCACCGGATTCGGCTGGGCGCCGGACGGGGAGAGGATCGTGTTCGCGCACCAGGTCGATCCCCGTATCAATACGGGGCGGCTGAGCGGAGATCTCTCCACGACGACCGTCCCTGACGCAGCGGAGATCAGTGAAATCCTGGCCGCGCGGGAAGCCGAGGGAGACGACGACGAAGAACCGGCCGAAGGCGGCGACACCGGTCCGGCCGCGGTCGGAGAGATCGCGCTCCTCGTGGGCGGGGCGGGGATCGAGCGGAGCCCGCACTGGTCGCCGGACGGCGCCTGGATCGCCTACGTGTCGACCGGGAATCAACCGGAGCCGATCGGACTCGGTGACGTATATGTCATGCCGGCGGGGGGTGGAGAGGCCCGGCGACTGGACACCCCGAACCGGAGCGCGTCCGTGCTCGGCTGGTCGGGGGACTCCTCCGAACTGCTCCTCCTCGAATCGCTCGGCACGCGCAGGCACGTGCTGGCCGTGCCTGCCGATGGCGGCGAGATGCGTTTCGTCTCCTACGGGGATGGCGTCGTCGGCTCCGTCGCGCTCACCGACGACGCGAGCCGCATGGCCTTCACGTGGCAGACCCCCGAGGAACCGTGGGACGTCTTCGTGTCGCCCACCAACGGGTACTCGCCGCAGCGGGTGTCGGATGTGCATGCCGACGTGCCGCGCCCGGAGATGGGGCGTACCCAACTCGTCTCCTGGACGTCCACCGAAGGATTCGAGATCGAGGGGCTCCTCACCTACCCCGTGGACTACGAGGAGGGCGAGCGCGTGCCGCTCATCCTGAACGTGCACGGCGGGCCGGCGGGCGTCTTCAGCCAGAGCTTCACCGGCAGTCCGGCCGCGTACATGCTCCAGTACTTCGCCCAGGAGGGCTTCGCGATCCTGCGCCCGAACCCCCGCGGCTCGACCGGCTACGGGAAGGACTTCCGCTACGCCAACTTCCAGGACTGGGGCTACGGCGACTTCCGCGACCTCATGTCGGGGGTCGACCACGTGATCGACATGGGGGTGGCGGACCCTGACCGCCTCCTCCTCATGGGCTGGAGCTACGGCGGCTACATGACGTCGTGGGCGGTCACCCAGACCGACCGCTTCGTGGCGGCGAGCATGGGGGCCGGACTCCCGAACCTGGTTTCGATGACGACGACGACGGACATCCAGGACTACCTCGTGGGCCACATGGGGGTCGAGTTCTGGGAGGACTACGAGCGCTACGAGCGGCACTCGGCAATGTACCACATCGCGAACGTGGTCACGCCGACGCAGGTGATTCACGGGGCCGAGGACCTGCGCGTCCCCTTCACGCAGGGGCAGGAGTTCTACCGCGCCCTCGACCGCCGCGGCGTGCCGACGGAGATGGTCGTGTACCCGCGCACGCCGCACGGGCCGCGCGAACCCAAGTTCGTCATGGACGTGTCGGAGCGGATCCTGACCTGGTTCCGGAAGCACCTGGGATCGGAAGCGGTCGCGGCCGAGGACGAGAGCCGCTGA